DNA from Amorphoplanes friuliensis DSM 7358:
TCCCGCGCGACGCGATGCAGACCAGCGAGGGCGTCGTGCAGTTCCCCGACGTCAACATCGACCCCAAGACGAACAAGCGCGACGAGGACCTCCAGGTCGCCTTCGAGGGCGTCTACCTGCCCACGGTCGACCCGAAGGGCACCCCGAACTCGGTGTTCCCCGCCGAACGCGACCCGGCGCTGTACCTGTCCGCGTACCGGGGAAATCTGGGTGTCGACGCGGGCCTGCCCGGCTCGGTCTACGCGCTCGACCGCTCGCAGCTCGCCAACGGCCAGCTCAAGCAGGTCAGCGGCGTACGCCCGCAGCGTCTCGCGGTCGGCCAGACGTGGACGCTCGACGACGGCACCAAGCTCGAGTTCCTCGGCACCCGCCAGTTCGCCACCCTGTCGGTCCGTTACGACCCCACCCAGCCCCTGGTGCTCGGTGGTGCGGTCGTCGGCCTGCTGGGGCTGATGCTGTCGCTCGGCGGACGCCGTCGCCGGGTGTGGTTCCGTGTTTCGCCCCCTGAGACGTCCGGGGCCGGCGACGGCGGTAGTTTGATGGAGGCCGGTGGCCTGCCGCGCACCGACTATCCGGGCTTCGAAGAGGAGTTCGCGCAGGTCGTGGCCGCGGTGCGGGATGAGAGGACGCCGTGATGGCGGATTGGTCCAACCAGTTGATGGCCCTGACCGTGCTGGCCTACCTGGCCGCAATGGTCTGTTACGCCGCCGAGTACGCGTTCGGCAACCGCAGCCACATCGGCCGCGCCGCCACCCGCCCGGCCCAGCAACTCGTCGGCGCCGGCGCCCCGGTCTCACCACCGCCCGATGATCTTGTTGTCGAGGAGCCGCCGAAACGCGACCGCGGCGCCCTCCTCGGCCTGATCGGCGTCGGCCTCAACTGGCTCGCCTTCGCCCTGCACTTCGCCACAGTGGTCACCCGCGGCCTCGCCGCCGACCGCATGCCCTGGGGCAACATGTACGAGTTCATCCTCGTCGTGACCCTGGTCGCCTCCGCAGTCTGGCTGGGCGTCCTCACCCGCAAACCCACGGTCCGCCACCTCGGCCTCTTCGCCGCGCTGGCCCTGGTGGTGCTCCTGGGCGCGGCCGGCCTGATCGCGTACACCCCGGTCGGCCCGCTGGTCCCGGCACTGAACTCGTACTGGTACATCATCCACGTCTCGACGATCATCCTGGCGTCCGGCATCCTGCTCATCGGCGCCGTCCCAGCCGCGATGTTCCTGGTCAAAACCGGCTACGACCAGGGCAAGCGCCGCTTCCCGTACACCCTGGGCGCGAAGGTCCCGCCCGCCGCCACCCTCGAACGCCTGACATTCCGCCTGCACGCGTTCGCCTTCCCCCTCTTCACCTTCGGCGCCCTGATCGCCGGCCCGCTCTGGGCCGAAGCCTCCTGGGGCCGCTACTGGGGCTGGGACCCCAAAGAGGTCTGGGCCTTCATCTCCTGGGTCGTCTACGCCGCGTACCTCCACGCCCGAGCCACCCCGAGCGTGAAGCGCACCACGGCAACGTGGATCGCCCTGGTCGGCTTCGCCACCATGCTGATGAACCTCTTCGGCGTCAACCTCTTCTTCGAAGGCCTCCACAGCTACGCCAACGCCGGCGGCATGTAGGCGAGAGTCGTAGCTCGCGGTTACGAGAACCCGCTTACAGGTCAAGGTCTTTCTGTCGTAGCCGGGTGGGCGGTGCTGACCGTCGCTCCCGCCGATTGCCGGCTGCGTGCGTACTCACCCTCGTCCCCGCTCCGCGCGGACAAAGTCAAACCCGCGTCGTCGGCTTGTGGTGGCCTCAGACAGGCCGCAGCGGACGTTCTGGCCGCATGGTCGGCGCAGGTGACGGCTGGCTAGGGCCGCCGGCGAGTTTCGATCTGCGGCGCCTTCGCTTTCGATTTGCGGCGACTGTCGTGTTCGATCTGCGGGAGGCGCTGGGGAGCGCTAAAGCGATTGTGTTCGTGCCGCCGGGTGGGCGAGGATCGATGGCGGCCGATCGCGGGGGTGTGGCTTGCTGGGCACGATCAAAGCGCGCGTCCGGCTTTTGCGGTTGCTGCCGCGGGCAGGTGGCGGCCTAGCCGGGGTCCTCGTGCTGCTCCAACTCGCCCGGGCGGCCATTCCGACCTTGCGGGCCCTGTCGGTCGGCTGGCTGGTTGCCTCACTGGGCAGCGCCGGTCTTGATCAGCGGGCGCTGGTGGCTGCGGGCTTGGTGGCCGGGGTTTTTCTTTTCGATCAGTTGATCTGGCTCGTGTTGACGCCGGTGACGGTGCTGGCCGGGAAGCGGATCGACGGCGGCCAGCGGGCCCGGCTGCGGGCGCTCGCGATCCGGTTGCCGGGGCTCGACCGGCTCGAGAGTCAAACCTTTCAAGACAGGGCCTCGCGGGCTGTCGACAGTGGCATGGGCATTGCGCGGGAGCGGTCGGCCGGGACCGCGGTCACCGGGCAGGCCGAGTTGATTTTCCGGATGGTGAGTGCGTTTGCCGCGGCCGGGCTTTTGGCGGTGTTCGAGCCGGCGCTGGCCGTCGGGCTGCTCGTGGTGTCGCTGGTGATTCGTGCGATTCTCCGGCGGCAGTGGTTGCGGATCATCGACCGGCTGGACGCGGACACCGCCGGGCAGCGTATGGAGTTCTACGTTGCCGAGCTGGCCGTGATCGGCGCCGCGAAGGATGTGCGGTTGTTCGGGTTGAGCGACTGGTTCGGTGGGCGGTTCCGGGCGGCTGCTGCGCGTACCTATGCGCCGGTTTTCCGGGAGCTGCTGGGTGTGCTGCGCCGGCAGTGGTGGACGGCCGGGTTGCTGGTCGGTGCGGCCACGGCAGCGCTGGCCTTTCCCGCCGCCGCCGTGCTCGACGGCGGGCTTGATCCTGCGCAGCTCATCACGTTTGTCCTCGCGGCGTTCGGCGTGATGGCGATCAGCAACATGGGCATGGAGGCCTACGACATCGAGTACGGTCTCCGCGGCATCGAGGCCGCCGACGAGCTGAACGCGGAGCACGGAGAGGCAGTGCCGGTCGCGGGGCGGGAAGTGCCGGGCACCCCGACGATCCGCTTCGAGAACGTGGTTTTCAGCTATCCGGGGGCGACCCGGCCGGTGCTCGACGGCCTGTCGGTGACGCTGCGCCCGGGGGAGACCGTGGCGGTCGTCGGTGAGAACGGCGCCGGCAAGACCACCTTCGTCAAGTTGCTGGGTGGGCTCTACCGGCCCGACAGCGGGCGCATCACCGTCGACGGCATCGACCTCGCCGACCTGGATCTTCTCGCCTGGCGCCGGCGGCTGGCCGTGCTGTTCCAGGACTTCGTGCGCTATCCCGCCAGCCTGCGCGACAACGTCACCTTCGCGGCACCCGAGCAGAGCAACGACGATGCCGTGCTGGACGCCCTCGACCGCGCCGGCAGCAGCGATCTGCCCGCCGGGCTGGACACCTCGCTCTGGCGGGAAGGCGCCGACGGCACCGACCTGTCCGGCGGTCAGTGGCAGCGGGTGGCTCTCGCCCGGGTGCTTTTTGCCGTCGCGGCGGGCCGGCGGGTGCTGGTGCTCGACGAACCCACCGCGCATCTCGACATCCGGGCCGAGGCCGAGTTTCACGAGCGGGTCGTCAGCCGGGTGCACGGCACGACGACGGTGCTCATCTCGCACCGGCTCTCCACCGTGCGGCCCGCCGACCGGATCATCCTGTTGCGCGGCGGGCGGGTCGCCGAGGACGGCACGCACGAGGAGCTGCTCGCCCTGGGCGGCGATTATGCGCGCTTCTTCACCGTGCAGGCCGAGACCTTCCAGGCGGACAGACCATGACCCGGTGGTTGCGCCTTCTGCGCCACGTCACCTCCTTGACGGTACGCACAGACAGGCGAGCCTCCCTGGTCATGTTCGTGTTGATCATCGGTCAGGCCGGTGTGATCGCTGCTCTGGGTCTGAGCCAGCTCTGGCTCGTCGACAGCAGCGCCGCCCACCGGACCGGTGCGGTTGCGGGAGCGGTGGCCCTCGGCACACTCGCGTACGGCGTTTCGGCTGTGGCCGGGCGGGTGCAGAGCAACCTGTGGATCTATCTGGTGGGCCGGGTGCGGGGCCGGCTCAACGAGGAGACGCAGCGGGCGATCTCGTCGATCCCGACGATCACGCACGTCGAGCACGGCCCGTACATCGACCGCTGGAACCGGCTGTTCAAGAATTCGCAGTCGCTGGCCGCGATGCCCTGGTCCACTCTCGACGCCGCGGCGGCCGTGGTGAGTCTGGCGGTCACCATCGGTCTGCTGGTGTGGGTCGGTCCGGTGTTGTGCCTGCTGGCGGTGCTGGCCGTGCCGCTGTTCTTTGCGAACCGCCATTCGGACCGGCTGCTGCGCCGGTCGCGGGACGACAACACCGAGCTGCTGCGCCGGGAGCAGCGCCTGCACGAGCTCTGCATCGAGCCCGAACCGGCCAAGGAGGTCATGCTCGCGGGTACCGGTGAGATCTTGAACGATCGTGCGTCCGCGCTGTGGCGGGAGGCCGCCGCCGCGGAGACCCGGGCCCGGTTGCGGGCCGCGGCCGCTCAGGCCGGGGCCTGGCTGCTCTATGCGGCCGGGGTCGCGGCCGCGTTGCTGGTCGTGGCCGACCTCATCGGTGACGGACGGGCGACCGTGGGCGCGGCCGTGCTGGTGGTCTCGCTGGCCACGCAGTTGCAGGCGCAGCTGCGAACGGTGCTCGACAGCCTCAGCACGGTCGCCGAGGCGGGTCAGGTCGTCGACCACTTCTGGTGGCTGCGAAGGTACGCCGAGGAAGCCGCACGCCCGGGCACACCCGCACCCGACGTTCTGGGCGGTGGCATCACGCTGCACGACGTGCGGTTCCGCTACCCGTCGGCCGACACCGACGTTCTGCACGGCATCAGCCTGCACCTGACGCCGGGCAGCACCGTGGCGATCGTCGGCGCCAACGGTGCCGGCAAGTCGACCCTGATCAAGCTGCTCACGGGTGTCTACGAGCCGACCGGCGGCCACATCACCGTCGACGGCGAGCCGCTCGCGGGCATCGACCGGTCGGGCTGGCGTGACCGTCTCTCCGGCGTCTACCAGGACTTCGCCCGCATCCGGCTGCTGACCCGCGAGACGGTCGGCCTGGGCAGTGTCCGGCACATCCGAGACCGCCCCTCGGTTACCGCGGCCGTCGACCGCGCTGGCGCTGCCGACGTGCTGGAGCGGCTCCCGCAGGGCCTCGACACCCAGCTCGGCGCGGCGTTCGGGGGTGTCGAACCGTCCCTCGGTCAGTGGCAGCGGCTCGCCCTGGCCCGGTCGCTGATGCGGGAGGTGTCCGGCGACCGGCCGCCGCTGTGTGTCGTTCTGGACGAGCCGACCGCGGCGCTCGACCCGCTCGCCGAGCACGACCTTTTCCAGCACTTCGTCGAGCAGGTCCGCAGGGCCACCCGGCAGGGCGCTGTCACGGTCCTGGTCTCGCACCGGTTCACCACCGTACGCATGGCCGACGTGATCGTCGTCCTGGAGGACGGGCAGGTGGCGGAGCACGGCACCCACGCCGAGCTGATGGCCGCGGGTGGCGGTTACGCCGAGCTGTACGCCCTCCAGGAACGCGCCTACCGCTGAGGGTCGGAGATCTGCAGGTGCCACCCGGTGTGCAGGGCCGTGTCGACCACCCAGCTGCCGCATTTCGGGCAGGTGTAACCGGCGTCGGTGGTGGCCGCCGTGGTGCCAGGAGCGGGACGTCCGGCGTCGGGGTTGCGGCGCAGAGTGTTCGCCGCGGTCCACAGCAGCAGCCATTCCTGCACCACCGTCTGCGGCGGCACCCGCAGGGCCACGGCCAGGTCTTCCACGAGTGGCCAGGACGGCACCATCTTGCCCGCGAACACTTTGGACAGTGTGGCCTTGCTGTAGTGGACCGCCTCGCCCAGCACGCTGAGCGCGGGTTTGCCGGCGTTCACGTGAGCGAAGGTCAGGCGCTCGGCGAGGTCGCGGGCTGCGGTTTCCGGGTCCATCAGTTTGGCCCGCATGCGGGCCAGCTCGTGCTCCCGGGCCAGGGAGGCGCTCGACGGGCGTCCCGCCGTTCCGGCCGGCTCGGCGAAGGTGCCGGAGGCGGGGAAGCGGGCCCGGTGCCGGCCGCCACCGGGCACGTCGGTGCTGGTCATCACGCGCGACCTCCGCACGGGAGCACCGGCGGGGCAGCGACGGACGGAAGCACTGGCGGGGCCGCGACCGACGGGAGCGCCAGCGAAGCAGCGGTCGACGGGAGGCAGAGCGCAGACGCCCGTGGAGGGCTGTCCAGGGCCAGGCGCGGGCACGACGCCGGCGCCCCCGGGCCGATGCCGGCGCGCCAGGGCGGGCGCCGGACGATGTAGCGGAAAGTCACTGGAGGTACTCCTTCGATGGCACACAAGCAGATGTGGTCTCGGGCCGTTGCTCAGAAAGCGGTGCGGACCTGATGGTGGACAGGTCCGCAGCACCGCGATCGATTGTGCACCAGCACGCCGACGTATTCCACCACGCTCTGTTGCCGTTGCGCGGGCCCGCCGAAGGGTGGCCTGTACCTGCAAGTTGCAGATCTGGTCGACGCTAAAGTTTGTTTACCACGGAACGCACAATGGGCTACCCGTGGGTAGCCCGTCGTCGCAATGACAAAGGGGCCGGAATGGCATCGTGACAATGCCGGGCCGACCCCTCGATCACTTCCGGAAAGACTGCCACCATAGCGGCTTTCCGGGCCCTGCTGATCAGACATCGGCCCGAGACCAATCAGACGCGACATCGAGCGAAAATCGGGAACTTCCGCGGTGACCACCCTACCGGTCGTCCGGACCCATCTCCAGACCGGCGGCGGAACCTCCGTCCCGTGTCCGGTGAGGAGGCCCGCCCACTGCAGGGAGAGGGTGCGCGGGGCCCGGCTCGGGGCGCTACCTGCAGGCAACAACACGAAACGCCGCGGAGGTATTTGCCATCTCCACCTGCGCATCGGCAAATGTGATGATCGTCCGGTGGTGAAACCCGGCGAAACGCGGCGGAACAATGATCACCGGGCCACCGGGTCCGCAAGGTCAGGAATGGTTGCCCTTTCGAATGATCAGAGCTACCCGTTCGGACCCCCGTGCCGATTTACCGGCGGAACCGCTTCCGGCCGGTCGCCGTGATCGGGCGTTGATCTGGCCGCCTCCCACAGTGGATGGTCACTCCGAATAATGGACGCGAGGCGGGCTCATCTTCACGGGTGCAATTATCGTGCCGACAACGGGTGGTAGGTATGGTCCTTCAGCTCACTGACTGCATATCAAATGCAGATGCGTGAAGCGGCTTTCACGGTTTACGGCACCGAAGATCGACAGACCTATATGCGAGCTACAGACCATTCACGGCATGTGCGGAGTTTGACCCGTTCATCTTCACTCAGCGTGAGACGGTTGATCCCTGAAGTGAACGTGTTGCGCGTTATTTCCTGGCACGCCCCAGCGTGTCGTGTCGCGGACAGCGGCGGCCCGCTCGTTTGCACAACTCTTGCAAGCGTTTGCACGACGCGTACCCTGAACGGCGTGACGAGCAGGCTCCTGGCTGTTGCCCAGTACGCAGGCGTTTCCGAGGCGACCGTCAGCCGCGTGCTGCACGACCGTCCCGGGGTGGCCCAGGCGACCCGCGACGCGGTCCTGACCGCTCTCGACGTCTTCGGATATCCCCGGCCCCGGCCTGTACGCGCGGAGCGGGCCCGCCTCATCGGCCTGGTGCTGCCCGACCTGTCCAACCCGGTGTTCCCGGCGTTCGCCGACGTCATCGGGGTGTCGCTGATCCAGCGTGGCCTGGTCCCGGTGCTCTGCACGCGGACCTCCGACGGGGTCTCCGAGGCGCACTACATCCAGATGCTGCTGGCCAACCAGGTCGGCGGGATCATCTTCGTGGGCAGCAGTTTTGCCGACGCCGGCGCCGAGCAGGGCAAGCAGCTGACCGAGCGTCGCCTGCCCATGGTGCTGATCAACGCCGCCGATCAAAATTTGGGTGTGCCGCAGGTCAGCATCGACGATGCGATCGCGGTCGAGCAGGCCACGGCGCATCTGACCGGGCTGGGTCACGAGCGGATCGGTCTCATCCTCGGCCCGGTGGGGCACGTGCCGTCGATGCGCAAGCTCGCCGGCTTCCGGGGTGACCACGACCTGGTCGAGCACACGGTCTTCTCGATGGAGGGCGGCCGGGCCGCGGCGAACAGGCTGCTCGACAAGGGTGTGACCGGCCTGGTCTGTGCCAGCGACGCCCTGGCCCTGGGTGCGATCCGGGGCGTCCGCAAGGCCGGCCTCGACGTGCCGGGCGACGTGTCGGTCGTCGGCTTCGACGACTCGACGTTCATGGGCGTGACCGATCCGCCGCTGACCACGATGCGTCAGCCCGTCCGTGAGATGGCAGCGGCCGCGGTGTCTTCCCTGCTCGCGCAGCTCGACGGCCGGCCGCTGGTCGGTGACGAGATCACCTTCGACCCCGAGCTGATCGTCCGAGGCACGACCGCGCCACAGAAGTCGTAAGTTTGCACGCTCGTGCAAACGAGCGACCGCAAACCCAACTTAAATTTGCGTGATCCTATGGACTTCGTCACAACGACAGTCCTATCCTCGGCCTACGCCGCGGGACGGTTATCGGCCGGCAACACCACCGAAACGCCGATGTCACAGCTCGTCGCGGCCACTGCTCCGATGGAGGGACATCCCCGCGATGAGAAGACGACTTCTGGCGACCACGTTTGCGCTGGGCGCGCTGCTGCTGAGCAGCGCCTGCTCCGGCTCGGGCGACAGCACCGAGGAGGCCGCGACCGGCCCGGTGACCATCACCGTCAACGGCCTGCCGCCGGACACCGACCCGGTCAACCGGAAGAACTTCGAGGAAGACGTCACGAAGTTCATGGACAAGTACCCGGACATCAAGATCGAGGCCAAAGAGGGGATGATGGATCCCCAGACGTTCTCCGCGAAGCTCGCCGGTGGCCAGCTCGAGGACGTCTTCTACGTCTACTTCACCGACCCGCAGGCGCTGATCCGCAAGCGCCAGGTCTCGGACATCAGCAAGTACCTCGGCGAGTTCCCGAACACCAAGGACCTCAAGCCGGAGCTGCTGCGGATCTTCTCCGACGAATCCGGGCACGCGTACGGGCTGCCGTCACAGAACTACTCGATGGGCCTGGTCTACAACCGGGAGCTGTTCAAGAAGGCCGGTCTCGACCCCGCGACCCCGCCCCGGACTTGGGCCGAGGTCCGCGAGGCGGCCAAGAAGATCAACGCCCTGGGTGGCGGTGTGGTCGGCTACGGCGACTACAGCAAGAACAACACCGGTGGCTGGCACTTCACCGCGGAGACGTACTCGCTGGGTGGCGACGTCGCGACACAGGACGGCGAGACCTGGAAGGCGGCGTTCAACACCGCCACCGGTAAGCAGGTGTTGCAGCAGCTCAAGGACATGCGCTGGACCGACAACAGCATGGGTCAGAAGCAGCTGCTCGAATACTCCGACCTGCTGCAGATGATGGGCAGCAACAAGCTCGGCATGTACCTCGGCACCGGCAGCGACATCGTGAACATCGTCAACCAGTACAAGGGCAAGTTCGACACGTACGGGCTCGGGTCGATCCCGGACGGCAAGGGGACGCTCGGCGGCGGTGACGGGTACATGTTCAAGGCGGGTCTGAGCCCCGCGAAGATCAAGGCGGGCCTGACCTGGCTGTCGTACAAGACGGTCGCGCCGGACCGGATCGCGGAGAGCCTGGGCCGGGCCAACAAGAACAAGGAGCCCGTCGGCCTGCCCCAGCCGAACATCTGGGTCGCCGGCTCGCCCTCGGACAAGACCCTGGTCGCCGAGCGCGACAAGCTGAAGAACGTGCCGGTCGAGAACTTCGCGCCGTTCGCCGCGACCGAGACCAGCATCCCCCTCAAGCTCGAGCCGCCGCTGGCCCAGCAGGTCTACGCCGTCCTCGACGTGCCCATGCAGAAGGTGCTCACCGACCGGAACGCCGACATCGACAAGCTCCTTGCCGACGCCGAGGCTCAGGTCAACGGCGTACTGGGAGCAGCCAAATGAGCACAAGACTCTGGCTCGGCGGCGCGATGGCAGCCGTCCTGGTCGCCGGTGTCCTGACCGTCATGCCGTGGGCGAACGCCGCGACCACCACTTACGAGGCTGAGTCGGCGCAGCTCAGCGGGGGTGCCGTCAAGGCCACCGACCACGGCGGATACACCGGTTCGGGCTTCGTGGGCGGGTTCACCGACGGCAACAAAGGCAACGCCACCGCAGGCTTTGCGATCAGCGGCGCGACCGCGGGCGGCAACACCCTGACCCTCCGGTACGCGAACGGCACGGGCGGCGCTCGCACGATGTCGCTGGTGGTCAACGGCACGACACGGCAGCTCAGCCTGCCCGCGACGGCCAACTGGGACACCTGGGGCAGCACCTCTCAGGCCGTGACGCTGAACTCCGGCACCAACACGATTGCGGTCAAGTTCGGCACCGCCGACAACGGCAACATCAATGTGGACAGTCTGGCGGTCGCACCGGCCCCGCCGCCGGCTTCCGGCATCTACGAGGCCGAGTCCGCGCAGCTCAGTGGGGGCGCGGCGACCGAGACCGACCACCCCGGTTACACCGGATCCGGGTTTGTCGGCGGTTTCACGGACGCCAACAAGGGCAACGCCACGGCGAGCTTCGCGGTCAGCGCGGCCTCGGCGGGCAGCGCCCCGGTGACCCTCCGGTACGCGAACGGCACGGGCGCCGCACGCACGATGTCGCTGGTGGTCAACGGCACGACGCAGCAGATCAGCCTGCCGGCCACGGCCAACTGGGACACGTGGGGCACCGCCGCCCAGAACGTGACCCTGAACTCGGGCGCCAACACGATCGCGGTCAAGTACGGCACCGCGGACAGCGGCAACGTCAATCTCGACAACATTGCGGTCGGCTCGGTGAGCACCACGCCGCCTCCCACCGGGGGCAGTGGGCTCGAGCTCGAGAGCGCGTTCCTGGCCGGGGGCGCGAGCACGGCGACGGATGTGGCCGGGTACACGGGATCCGGTTTTGTCACCGGCCTCACCGGCGGCGCGCGGGTCGTGCGTACCGTGAATCTGGCCGCGGCCGGGACGGTCGCGACCACCTTGCGCTTCCGGAATGCGACCGGCGGCGCGCGGACGGTGTCGGTTTATGCCAACGGCCTGAAGCAGGCGCAGCTGAGCCTGGCCGCCGGCACCGGCTGGCAGACCGTCGCGCGGGACGTGCCGCTGCGCACGGGCCTCAACCTGCTCGGATATCAGGTCGACGCGGGCGACTCCGGCGGTGTGCAACTCGACAACGTGGCCGTCGCGGGCAGCACTGCCTTGGCGGCGAGGGGCGCGACCGTGCCCTACACGACCTACGAGGCCGAGGCCGGGCAGACCAACGGCACCGTGCTCGCGGCGAACCGCACCTACACGACCGAGCAGGCGGAAGCCTCGGGCCGGCGGGCGGTCAAGCTCACCGGGACCGGCCAGTACGTGCAGGTCACCCTGAGCAAACCCGCCAACGCCATCACGGTACGAGCAAGCGTGCCGGACGGCTCGACGGCGCCGCTGGCGGTCTACGCGGGCGGCACCAAGGTCACCGATCTGGCCCTGACCTCGAAGTACGCGTGGATGTACGGCGCCTACCCGTTCGACGCGGCACCGGGCGGCGTCAACCCGCACCGGTTCTTCGACGACTCACGGGTGCTGCTGCCGCAGACGTACCCGGCGGGCACGGTCCTCAAGGTGCAGAAGGACACGACCGCCTCGGCGTACGTGACCGTCGACCTGATCGAGGCCGAGGTGGCCGACGCCGCCTACCCCGCACCGGCCGGCTACGTGAACGTCACGGCGTACGGCGCGACACCCAACGACAGCAGCGACGACTCAGGCGCGTTCCGGACCGCGGTCTCGCAGGGCAAGGGCGTCTACATCCCGGCCGGCACGTTTGTGCTCGGCTCGATCGTCACTGTCGCCGGTGTCGACGTCCGCGGTGCGGGCATCTGGCGCACGACGCTCAACGGCCTGAACCGCCGCGGCGGCTTCATGGTCACCGGCAGCAACACGACGCTCGGCGACTTCACCTTCGACGGCGACGTCACCACACGCGACCCCGACTGCTGCGCCAACTCGGACGCGGCCATCGAGGGTGACTTCGGCACCGGATCGCTGATCCACCACGTGGCCACCAACCACGCCAAGGTCGGCCTCTGGGTCAACGGCACCACCGACGGCCTGTACGCGGCCGGCCTGCGCATCCGCAACACCATGGCGGACGGCACCAACTTCACCGGCAACACGAAGAACAGCCGCCTGGAACAGTCGACGTTCCGCAACACCGGCGACGACTCGATGGCCCTCTGGTCCTGGAGCAACACCGGCACGGTCAGCAACACGGTGTTCGCCTTCAACTCGGCGGCGCTGCCCCTGCTGGCCAACACGGTCGGCATCTACGGCGGCACCGGCAACCGCGTCGAGGACAGCCTCTTCTCCGACGTGGTGTTCCAGGGCTCCGGCGTCACGGTGTCGAGCTGGCACAGCGCCAACCCGTTCGGCGGCACGACCACCGTGCAGCGGAACACGCTCACGCGTACGGGATCACACAGCCTGGACTGGGGCAGCGACATCGGGGCGCTGTGGGTTTACGCCGAGGCGAACGACATCACCGGTGCGGTGGTCTTCCGGGACCTCGAGGTCAACGACAGCAGTTACCAGGGCCTGTTGCTGAGCTGGCAGAAGGCGGTGACCAACCTGACGCTCGACCACGTGGCCTTCAACGGCACCGGAACGCTCGGTCTGGAGTTCAACTCACCCGGCACGGGTACGTTCAGTTACGTAACGGTTACTGGGAACGGCGGTCCGGGGCTGGCCAACAACGCCGGCTTCACCATCAACCGCGGCGCCGGCAACAGCGGCTTCTAGCAGGGGGAATCGTGTCTCGGAACTGGTGGCGTCACGCCGCGATCTATCAGGTCTACCCGCGGTCGTTCGCGGATGCGAACGGTGACGGGATCGGTGATCTGGCCGGCATCCGCGCCCGCCTCGGTCACCTGCGCGACCTGGGCATCGACGCCATCTGGTTCAGCCCCTGGTACCCGTCGCCGATGGCCGACGCGGGGTACGACGTGGCCGACTACCGCGACATCGACCCGATGTTCGGGACGCTCGACGAGGCACGGGACCTCATCGCCGAAGCGCACCACCTCGGCATCCGCTCCATCGTGGATGTCGTGCCGAACCACTGCTCCGATCAGCACAAGTGGTTTCAGGAAGCCTTGGGTGCGCGCCTGGGGGAACCCGCCCGGGACCGATTCTGGTTCCGGGCGGGCCGGGGCTCGCTGCCGCCCAACGACTGGCAGTCGACCTTCGGCGGGCCCGCCTGGACACAACTGCCCGACGGCCAGTGGTACCTGCACCTCTTCGCCCGTGAACAACCCGACTTCAACTGGAACCACCCCGAGGTCCGCGCCGAGTTCGAGGACATCCTGCGGTTCTGGTTCGACCTCGGCGTCGACGGCATCCGCATCGACTCGGCGGCCATGTGTGTCAAGGACCCCGGCCTGGGCGAGATCAAGGACGGCGAGCCGCACCCGTACGTCGACCAGGACGGCACCCACGAGATCTACCGCGCGTGGCGCCGCATCGCCGACTCGTACGAGGAGCCCCGCGCGCTGATCGGCGAGG
Protein-coding regions in this window:
- the ccsB gene encoding c-type cytochrome biogenesis protein CcsB → MADWSNQLMALTVLAYLAAMVCYAAEYAFGNRSHIGRAATRPAQQLVGAGAPVSPPPDDLVVEEPPKRDRGALLGLIGVGLNWLAFALHFATVVTRGLAADRMPWGNMYEFILVVTLVASAVWLGVLTRKPTVRHLGLFAALALVVLLGAAGLIAYTPVGPLVPALNSYWYIIHVSTIILASGILLIGAVPAAMFLVKTGYDQGKRRFPYTLGAKVPPAATLERLTFRLHAFAFPLFTFGALIAGPLWAEASWGRYWGWDPKEVWAFISWVVYAAYLHARATPSVKRTTATWIALVGFATMLMNLFGVNLFFEGLHSYANAGGM
- a CDS encoding ABC transporter ATP-binding protein encodes the protein MLLQLARAAIPTLRALSVGWLVASLGSAGLDQRALVAAGLVAGVFLFDQLIWLVLTPVTVLAGKRIDGGQRARLRALAIRLPGLDRLESQTFQDRASRAVDSGMGIARERSAGTAVTGQAELIFRMVSAFAAAGLLAVFEPALAVGLLVVSLVIRAILRRQWLRIIDRLDADTAGQRMEFYVAELAVIGAAKDVRLFGLSDWFGGRFRAAAARTYAPVFRELLGVLRRQWWTAGLLVGAATAALAFPAAAVLDGGLDPAQLITFVLAAFGVMAISNMGMEAYDIEYGLRGIEAADELNAEHGEAVPVAGREVPGTPTIRFENVVFSYPGATRPVLDGLSVTLRPGETVAVVGENGAGKTTFVKLLGGLYRPDSGRITVDGIDLADLDLLAWRRRLAVLFQDFVRYPASLRDNVTFAAPEQSNDDAVLDALDRAGSSDLPAGLDTSLWREGADGTDLSGGQWQRVALARVLFAVAAGRRVLVLDEPTAHLDIRAEAEFHERVVSRVHGTTTVLISHRLSTVRPADRIILLRGGRVAEDGTHEELLALGGDYARFFTVQAETFQADRP
- a CDS encoding ABC transporter ATP-binding protein, with product MFVLIIGQAGVIAALGLSQLWLVDSSAAHRTGAVAGAVALGTLAYGVSAVAGRVQSNLWIYLVGRVRGRLNEETQRAISSIPTITHVEHGPYIDRWNRLFKNSQSLAAMPWSTLDAAAAVVSLAVTIGLLVWVGPVLCLLAVLAVPLFFANRHSDRLLRRSRDDNTELLRREQRLHELCIEPEPAKEVMLAGTGEILNDRASALWREAAAAETRARLRAAAAQAGAWLLYAAGVAAALLVVADLIGDGRATVGAAVLVVSLATQLQAQLRTVLDSLSTVAEAGQVVDHFWWLRRYAEEAARPGTPAPDVLGGGITLHDVRFRYPSADTDVLHGISLHLTPGSTVAIVGANGAGKSTLIKLLTGVYEPTGGHITVDGEPLAGIDRSGWRDRLSGVYQDFARIRLLTRETVGLGSVRHIRDRPSVTAAVDRAGAADVLERLPQGLDTQLGAAFGGVEPSLGQWQRLALARSLMREVSGDRPPLCVVLDEPTAALDPLAEHDLFQHFVEQVRRATRQGAVTVLVSHRFTTVRMADVIVVLEDGQVAEHGTHAELMAAGGGYAELYALQERAYR
- a CDS encoding helix-turn-helix domain-containing protein, with translation MTSTDVPGGGRHRARFPASGTFAEPAGTAGRPSSASLAREHELARMRAKLMDPETAARDLAERLTFAHVNAGKPALSVLGEAVHYSKATLSKVFAGKMVPSWPLVEDLAVALRVPPQTVVQEWLLLWTAANTLRRNPDAGRPAPGTTAATTDAGYTCPKCGSWVVDTALHTGWHLQISDPQR
- a CDS encoding LacI family DNA-binding transcriptional regulator, which codes for MTSRLLAVAQYAGVSEATVSRVLHDRPGVAQATRDAVLTALDVFGYPRPRPVRAERARLIGLVLPDLSNPVFPAFADVIGVSLIQRGLVPVLCTRTSDGVSEAHYIQMLLANQVGGIIFVGSSFADAGAEQGKQLTERRLPMVLINAADQNLGVPQVSIDDAIAVEQATAHLTGLGHERIGLILGPVGHVPSMRKLAGFRGDHDLVEHTVFSMEGGRAAANRLLDKGVTGLVCASDALALGAIRGVRKAGLDVPGDVSVVGFDDSTFMGVTDPPLTTMRQPVREMAAAAVSSLLAQLDGRPLVGDEITFDPELIVRGTTAPQKS